A single genomic interval of Spirosoma linguale DSM 74 harbors:
- a CDS encoding integrase family protein (PFAM: integrase family protein~KEGG: she:Shewmr4_1694 phage integrase family protein) — protein MKTIADKDIKFLLKDARADRPTLISLFYRYANQRFVYSTGLTIEPYQWDSVNQRAHVNQKSRAGRQPFETLNANLDRYRSAFKTVLTRLQLANLPLENVTLKQHLDTELGRAKKVKVETVAPVEQETFMTYIERFVEEGRAGRRLNAKSSRYSPYTLAGYLKLKRLLENYSDATGQSINYPAFSLDFYNSFKLWLTGRGLTLNYVGSLMKDLKVMLKQAHADGLHTNTIFEHKDFKKFSEDVDSVYLTETELTQIFNLDLTSTPGLDRARDLFLIGCYTGLRFSDFMYLRPENIKGRILTRNTLKTSERVSIPLNSKVLAILAKYNGVPPRPISNQRLNDHLKELCQRAGLTERIEVSKTRGGSSETRYPKKWELVGTHTARRSFATNAYLAKVPPVAIMKITGHRSEKMLLRYIKVSSQENAVMLLDHAHFQ, from the coding sequence ATGAAAACGATAGCGGATAAGGATATAAAATTCCTTCTCAAAGACGCCAGAGCCGACCGGCCAACGCTCATTTCTCTCTTTTACCGATACGCCAACCAACGTTTTGTTTATTCGACCGGCCTAACTATTGAGCCGTATCAATGGGATTCCGTCAACCAACGCGCCCACGTCAACCAAAAGAGCCGGGCCGGTCGTCAACCCTTTGAAACACTTAACGCCAACCTCGACCGCTACCGTTCGGCGTTTAAAACTGTATTGACCCGTTTACAACTGGCAAACCTCCCGTTAGAGAACGTTACCCTTAAACAACACCTCGACACGGAACTAGGTCGCGCTAAAAAGGTCAAAGTTGAAACCGTTGCACCGGTTGAGCAGGAAACGTTTATGACCTATATAGAACGGTTTGTTGAGGAGGGCCGCGCCGGTCGTCGGCTCAACGCAAAGAGTAGCCGCTATTCGCCTTATACCCTCGCGGGCTATCTAAAACTAAAACGGCTGTTGGAGAACTATAGTGATGCCACCGGGCAATCTATCAACTATCCCGCCTTTAGTCTCGACTTCTACAACTCGTTTAAATTGTGGCTGACCGGCCGGGGCCTGACGCTCAATTACGTCGGCTCGTTGATGAAAGATTTAAAAGTGATGCTGAAACAGGCTCATGCTGACGGGTTGCATACAAACACCATATTTGAGCACAAAGACTTTAAAAAGTTTTCGGAGGACGTTGACAGCGTTTATCTGACTGAAACCGAACTGACGCAAATCTTCAACCTCGACCTGACCAGTACGCCCGGTTTGGATAGAGCAAGAGATTTATTTTTAATTGGCTGTTATACCGGGTTACGTTTCTCGGACTTTATGTACCTACGACCCGAAAACATCAAAGGCCGTATATTGACCCGTAACACGCTCAAAACATCGGAACGGGTTTCTATACCCCTAAACTCTAAAGTCCTTGCTATACTCGCTAAGTATAACGGAGTGCCACCCCGCCCAATCAGTAACCAACGGCTTAACGACCATTTAAAGGAACTTTGTCAACGAGCGGGCCTAACTGAGCGGATTGAGGTCAGCAAAACGCGGGGCGGCAGTAGCGAAACACGATACCCCAAAAAATGGGAGTTGGTAGGTACGCATACGGCCCGCCGGTCATTTGCCACAAATGCGTATTTGGCAAAGGTGCCGCCGGTCGCAATTATGAAGATAACCGGGCACCGTTCGGAAAAAATGTTACTGCGCTATATTAAAGTGTCGTCACAGGAAAACGCGGTAATGTTGCTCGATCACGCCCACTTTCAATAA
- a CDS encoding HIRAN protein (PFAM: HIRAN~KEGG: sfu:Sfum_3936 hypothetical protein): MEIIVLLLVGVFAYLIIRANNRKSNKALDTGSNTNYDLESKLDNNTSQPTDIETNLSTVKEISSKTKKKKEWKRFRTKIAGLKHYDASIIVKSLTVGTQLILKRDPSNSYDANAVKIFYGKYLLGHVPAIDSEIVAKVMDTGEEVSAEIARAYVSPYDHPEHGHFMEISVYIVRPLTE; this comes from the coding sequence ATGGAAATCATAGTTTTACTCCTTGTTGGAGTGTTTGCCTACCTTATAATTAGGGCTAATAATAGGAAAAGTAACAAGGCGTTGGATACAGGGTCAAATACAAACTATGACCTAGAGAGTAAGTTAGATAACAACACCTCTCAACCAACCGATATAGAAACAAACTTATCAACGGTTAAGGAAATTAGCAGTAAAACCAAGAAAAAGAAAGAGTGGAAAAGGTTCAGGACTAAAATAGCTGGGCTTAAACACTATGACGCTTCTATAATAGTAAAGTCGTTAACAGTCGGAACACAACTGATTCTAAAACGAGACCCTAGTAACTCCTATGACGCTAACGCGGTTAAAATTTTTTATGGCAAATACCTTTTAGGCCATGTTCCAGCAATAGATTCGGAGATTGTAGCAAAAGTTATGGATACAGGCGAAGAAGTTAGTGCTGAAATAGCAAGAGCCTATGTAAGTCCTTATGACCACCCTGAACACGGGCATTTTATGGAAATTAGCGTTTATATAGTTAGACCATTAACTGAATAG
- a CDS encoding transcriptional modulator of MazE/toxin, MazF (KEGG: xfa:XF1862 hypothetical protein), with amino-acid sequence MQEGDIAIASIQQSDGAYKPRPVLLLRQLPGYGDFLVCAISSQVRQTLPGFDEVLQPNADNQLRVTSVVRLSNLIALPANDINRSIGYIPDTLHRALLQRLADHLLKR; translated from the coding sequence ATGCAGGAGGGAGATATAGCTATTGCGTCTATTCAGCAATCAGACGGAGCCTACAAACCGCGCCCGGTTCTACTGTTACGTCAGTTACCCGGTTACGGTGATTTCTTGGTTTGTGCTATTTCGTCACAGGTACGACAAACCTTGCCGGGCTTCGATGAAGTACTACAACCCAATGCCGATAATCAATTACGGGTTACATCGGTAGTTCGGTTGTCGAACCTTATAGCGTTACCGGCTAACGATATTAACCGGTCTATCGGATATATACCCGATACGTTACACAGAGCCTTATTACAACGGTTAGCCGATCATCTATTAAAACGCTAG
- a CDS encoding lipoate-protein ligase B (KEGG: hypothetical protein~TIGRFAM: lipoate-protein ligase B~PFAM: biotin/lipoate A/B protein ligase) — MNRVINKQVDVRKLGSIAYQEAWDEQERLFSTIVDQKLANRTGSPDEQQPTANYLLFCEHPHVYTIGTSGHEENLLVDENRLASEFGASLFKIRRGGDITYHGPGQLVGYPILDLDNFFTDIHRYMRLLEESIILTLADYGLQAGRIEGVGAERLTGVWLDVDGNNPRKICALGVKASRWVTMHGFALNVNTDLSYFNHIVPCGITDKAVTSLALELGHEVPLDEVSDKVQRHLFTLFDMEPVNS, encoded by the coding sequence ATGAATAGGGTTATTAATAAACAAGTTGACGTCCGTAAATTAGGCTCAATCGCGTATCAGGAAGCCTGGGATGAACAGGAGCGTCTGTTCAGCACTATCGTTGATCAGAAACTGGCGAACCGCACCGGCTCGCCGGATGAGCAGCAGCCAACTGCCAATTACCTGCTGTTTTGTGAACATCCGCACGTGTATACCATCGGTACAAGTGGGCACGAAGAAAACCTTCTGGTCGATGAGAACCGGCTCGCTTCGGAGTTTGGGGCATCGCTTTTCAAAATTCGGCGCGGGGGCGATATTACTTACCACGGCCCCGGCCAGCTGGTAGGCTATCCAATTCTGGACCTGGATAATTTTTTTACCGACATTCATCGGTATATGCGGCTGCTGGAAGAAAGTATTATTCTTACACTGGCCGATTACGGTTTGCAGGCGGGCCGCATTGAGGGCGTTGGGGCCGAACGGCTCACCGGTGTGTGGCTCGATGTGGATGGGAACAACCCTCGCAAAATCTGTGCATTAGGCGTTAAAGCAAGCCGTTGGGTAACGATGCACGGTTTCGCCTTGAACGTTAACACAGATTTGAGTTATTTTAACCATATTGTCCCCTGCGGCATCACCGACAAAGCCGTCACCTCACTGGCGCTTGAGTTGGGTCATGAGGTGCCACTGGACGAGGTGTCAGATAAAGTACAACGGCATCTGTTTACGCTGTTTGACATGGAACCGGTTAATTCATAA
- a CDS encoding hypothetical protein (KEGG: aci:ACIAD3070 hypothetical protein): MPQPVSWKRRLKNFLFIDLKTVAGEPSLLSVDPRLQRQWEEKSRYFKHDDELSPAGWYDRRASFFAEFGKIICIGVGGLFFDDDDKPHLKVKLLSNDDEVPLLTEFLAIVDRYPPGELTLCAHNGKEFDFPYLCRRLMANGLPLPPALQISGKKPWDIPHRDTLEYWQFGDKRHFVPLDLLAAVLNVPTRPLEWTGDRTSEVYYREHDWPRIEKYARDSMVMLVQVYLKMVGAPLVADEHIVMSD; this comes from the coding sequence ATGCCTCAACCCGTCTCCTGGAAACGTCGTCTTAAAAACTTTTTGTTTATTGACCTCAAAACGGTGGCGGGAGAGCCATCGCTCCTATCGGTTGATCCCCGTTTGCAGCGACAGTGGGAAGAGAAAAGCCGGTACTTTAAACATGATGATGAACTTTCGCCCGCAGGCTGGTACGACCGACGCGCTTCGTTCTTTGCTGAATTTGGCAAGATCATCTGCATTGGTGTGGGTGGGCTGTTTTTCGATGACGACGACAAACCCCACCTGAAGGTCAAGTTGCTCAGCAATGACGACGAAGTACCCTTGCTAACTGAGTTTCTGGCCATCGTGGATCGATACCCACCCGGTGAACTGACCCTTTGCGCTCATAATGGCAAGGAATTTGACTTTCCCTATCTGTGTCGGCGGCTGATGGCCAATGGACTTCCATTACCGCCAGCCCTCCAGATTTCCGGCAAGAAACCCTGGGATATACCCCACCGCGATACGCTTGAGTATTGGCAATTTGGCGATAAACGGCATTTTGTGCCCCTCGATCTGCTGGCTGCCGTACTCAATGTACCCACCCGCCCCCTAGAATGGACCGGCGACCGCACCAGCGAGGTGTATTACCGCGAACACGACTGGCCCCGTATTGAGAAATACGCCCGCGACTCGATGGTGATGCTGGTGCAGGTTTACCTTAAAATGGTGGGTGCCCCGCTCGTGGCCGACGAGCATATTGTCATGAGTGACTAA
- a CDS encoding oxidoreductase alpha (molybdopterin) subunit (TIGRFAM: oxidoreductase alpha (molybdopterin) subunit~PFAM: molybdopterin oxidoreductase; molydopterin dinucleotide-binding region~KEGG: mxa:MXAN_4341 oxidoreductase alpha (molybdopterin) subunit), whose protein sequence is MAAKHKNPILAQPPEEFTGLKLGKPATVAAGVTAVLKSMEFSWSEAGVGRGTHALLKLNQKDGFDCSSCAWPDPDDHRSVAEFCENGAKATASDADSRRADPEFFAKHSLVDLSHMTDRDLNNSGRLTHPMVLRPGDTHYRPIPWREAFQVVADELNALKSPDEAIFYTSGKVPNEPAYLYQLFVREFGTNNLPDCSNMCHESSGSALSPTLGLGKGSVTLNDVHDAEVILIMGQNPGTNHPRMLTALQIAKRKGAKIIAINPLHEAGLSHFKNPQDFMNPIKAVGTLLSKGTPISDLHLQVKINGDMAVLRGIMKHLLAAEEQNPGQIIDHEFIKEYTAGYDEFIATIRNTAWEDIEEMSGLSPGQLLEAANIIAPKQKIITCWAMGLTQQKNGVMSIQEIVNLHLLKGAVGKPGAGTCPVRGHSNVQGDRTMGIWERPHDDFLDALKKEYGFEPPREHGHDTVESIKAMHEGKTNVFMSLGGNFLSASPDTELVAEALRKQSLTVFVSTKLNRGHLVTGKTSLILPCFAHLDIDMQKSGHQFTSCENSMGVVSQNKGVLEPLEGEMLSEVAILSGIALTTLGDRTKVDWVAYTENYDTIRDAIARVIPGFDKFNEKIRKPGGFYLPNGPRERNFTTENGKANFTVTDMVKHTLEPGQLVLMSIRSHDQFNTTIYDYNDRYRGVYGERRVIFMNPQDMKERCIQERQLVNITSHFEGQQRKLERFVAIPYHIPKGDTAAYYPEVNPLVPVASVAYISNTPTSKFIVVTVEAVAERLPEGSTSAVSMAVEAS, encoded by the coding sequence GTGGCCGCAAAACATAAAAACCCTATACTCGCGCAACCGCCCGAAGAATTCACCGGCCTTAAACTTGGCAAACCCGCTACGGTTGCCGCCGGTGTTACCGCTGTTCTCAAATCCATGGAGTTTTCGTGGAGTGAAGCGGGCGTTGGCCGGGGTACCCATGCATTACTGAAACTCAACCAGAAAGATGGCTTCGACTGTTCTTCCTGCGCCTGGCCCGACCCTGATGACCATCGGTCGGTGGCGGAGTTTTGCGAGAACGGTGCCAAAGCAACAGCCTCCGATGCCGATTCCCGCCGGGCTGATCCCGAGTTCTTCGCGAAACACAGCCTTGTCGATCTATCGCACATGACCGACCGGGATTTGAACAATTCGGGTCGGTTAACGCACCCGATGGTACTCCGCCCGGGCGATACGCACTACCGGCCCATCCCCTGGCGCGAGGCTTTTCAAGTAGTGGCCGATGAGCTGAATGCGCTGAAATCGCCCGACGAAGCTATTTTCTATACCTCGGGGAAGGTACCTAACGAACCGGCTTATCTGTACCAGCTTTTTGTGCGCGAGTTCGGTACGAACAATCTGCCCGACTGCTCTAATATGTGCCACGAAAGCAGTGGCTCGGCGCTAAGCCCTACGCTCGGATTAGGCAAAGGATCGGTAACGCTCAATGATGTTCACGATGCCGAGGTTATCCTTATTATGGGACAAAACCCCGGCACCAATCACCCGCGCATGCTTACGGCATTGCAGATTGCCAAGCGCAAGGGGGCCAAGATCATTGCCATTAACCCCTTACACGAGGCCGGGTTAAGCCACTTCAAGAACCCGCAGGATTTTATGAATCCTATTAAAGCAGTGGGGACGTTGCTCAGCAAGGGTACGCCCATTTCTGACCTGCATCTACAGGTGAAAATCAACGGCGACATGGCCGTTCTGCGGGGTATTATGAAACACCTGCTCGCGGCCGAAGAGCAGAACCCCGGTCAGATTATCGATCATGAATTCATTAAGGAATATACCGCTGGTTATGATGAGTTCATAGCGACAATTCGCAACACCGCCTGGGAAGATATAGAAGAAATGAGTGGTCTGTCGCCCGGGCAGTTGCTCGAAGCGGCCAACATCATTGCGCCCAAACAGAAGATCATTACCTGCTGGGCTATGGGTTTGACCCAGCAGAAAAACGGCGTGATGAGCATTCAGGAAATTGTCAATCTGCACCTGCTGAAAGGAGCGGTGGGTAAACCCGGTGCGGGTACCTGTCCCGTTCGTGGCCACTCCAATGTGCAGGGCGACCGTACCATGGGCATATGGGAACGCCCGCACGATGATTTTCTGGACGCTCTCAAGAAAGAATACGGTTTTGAGCCACCCCGCGAACATGGTCACGACACCGTAGAGTCGATCAAGGCGATGCATGAAGGGAAAACGAACGTATTCATGAGTCTGGGCGGCAATTTTCTGTCGGCCTCACCCGATACCGAACTGGTAGCAGAAGCGCTTCGCAAACAAAGTCTGACCGTTTTTGTCAGTACCAAGCTCAACCGTGGTCATCTCGTCACGGGTAAAACGTCGCTGATATTGCCCTGCTTCGCCCATCTGGATATTGATATGCAGAAATCAGGGCATCAGTTCACCTCCTGTGAAAACTCCATGGGTGTGGTGAGCCAAAACAAAGGCGTATTGGAACCGCTGGAAGGTGAAATGTTGAGTGAAGTTGCTATCCTATCAGGCATTGCCCTGACCACCCTGGGCGACCGTACCAAAGTCGATTGGGTAGCCTACACCGAAAATTACGACACAATCCGGGATGCTATTGCCCGCGTGATTCCGGGCTTTGACAAGTTCAACGAGAAAATCCGCAAACCCGGCGGTTTCTATCTGCCCAACGGACCCCGTGAGCGCAACTTCACCACTGAAAATGGCAAAGCCAATTTTACGGTGACCGATATGGTTAAACACACGCTTGAACCAGGCCAGCTCGTGCTGATGTCGATCCGTAGCCACGACCAGTTCAACACCACGATTTATGATTATAATGACCGGTATCGGGGTGTGTATGGCGAACGTCGGGTGATTTTCATGAATCCGCAGGATATGAAAGAGCGGTGTATTCAGGAACGGCAGCTGGTCAATATCACCAGCCATTTCGAAGGGCAACAACGGAAACTGGAGCGGTTTGTTGCCATACCCTACCACATCCCGAAGGGCGACACAGCCGCGTATTATCCGGAAGTGAACCCGCTGGTTCCCGTTGCCAGCGTCGCCTATATTAGCAACACCCCAACGTCCAAGTTTATCGTCGTTACGGTAGAAGCCGTTGCCGAACGTCTGCCCGAAGGCAGTACATCAGCCGTTTCTATGGCGGTAGAAGCCAGCTAG
- a CDS encoding protein of unknown function UPF0102 (PFAM: protein of unknown function UPF0102~KEGG: ade:Adeh_1910 hypothetical protein), which yields MAQHNETGKQGEAEAARYLREKGYEIVAQNYRYQHAEIDLIAKKGKLMVFAEVKTRTNISYGNPEEFVSYTKAKLVMKAAEHYIFAHSWFHDVRFDIIAITLVGNEPQVKHIEDAFA from the coding sequence ATGGCACAACACAACGAAACCGGCAAACAGGGCGAAGCCGAAGCCGCCCGTTACCTGCGTGAAAAAGGCTATGAAATCGTGGCTCAAAATTACCGTTACCAACATGCCGAGATTGATTTAATTGCCAAAAAAGGGAAACTAATGGTCTTTGCCGAAGTCAAAACCCGTACCAATATCAGCTACGGAAACCCAGAGGAGTTTGTATCTTACACAAAGGCCAAACTGGTTATGAAAGCGGCTGAGCATTACATATTCGCTCATAGCTGGTTTCATGATGTCCGTTTCGACATTATTGCCATTACCCTCGTTGGTAATGAACCTCAGGTGAAGCACATTGAAGATGCGTTCGCCTGA
- a CDS encoding putative transcriptional regulator (PFAM: AAA-4 family protein~KEGG: rpa:RPA4274 hypothetical protein): MYKSFIEEIFQTTEVTKEDLERYFETERDETLFLEFKSFVDKDVNNREKELRDAEKIKGVIKTIDAFLNSNGGLLIWGAPESVEVNRGKKKIKVCQGTLCPVPTFYDRDAFVNKIASQIRPLPQGVRMQSIQVEKGYIYLFEVPESQNKPHQFDGRYYIRLDTNTSIAEHYLVHAMCRQIKNPELSIKVTLGNGRMRTNEPKRFISFTLFVNIENTVEGINDYDIYIKSHITNDGQFGKFRQDRGHTALFEDVSKILSFGLPVEFDFDVFVNVPVIPEPIITIWYGGRNSLVKKVSFKVKFNLNEDTYTQNLTFYHTIAEYID; this comes from the coding sequence ATGTACAAAAGTTTTATTGAGGAAATTTTTCAAACGACAGAGGTTACAAAAGAAGACTTAGAGCGATATTTTGAGACTGAACGCGACGAAACATTGTTTTTGGAGTTTAAATCCTTTGTTGATAAAGACGTTAACAACCGCGAAAAGGAGTTAAGAGATGCAGAAAAGATAAAAGGCGTTATTAAGACTATTGATGCGTTTCTTAATTCAAACGGCGGTTTATTGATTTGGGGTGCGCCTGAATCGGTAGAGGTTAATCGCGGTAAAAAGAAAATAAAAGTTTGTCAAGGGACTCTTTGTCCTGTCCCCACATTCTATGACCGAGACGCCTTCGTAAATAAAATAGCGAGCCAAATTAGGCCACTGCCGCAGGGTGTAAGAATGCAATCAATCCAGGTTGAAAAAGGCTATATATATCTTTTTGAAGTACCTGAAAGTCAAAATAAGCCCCATCAGTTTGACGGTCGCTACTATATTAGACTAGATACCAATACATCTATCGCTGAACATTATTTGGTTCATGCTATGTGTCGGCAAATAAAAAACCCTGAACTATCTATCAAAGTGACTTTAGGCAATGGTAGGATGAGGACTAATGAGCCAAAGAGATTTATTAGTTTCACCCTATTTGTTAATATTGAAAATACTGTTGAGGGCATAAACGACTATGATATATATATAAAGTCCCATATTACTAATGATGGACAATTTGGGAAATTCCGGCAAGATAGAGGCCATACTGCGCTCTTTGAAGATGTATCTAAGATTTTATCATTTGGATTACCCGTAGAGTTTGACTTTGATGTTTTTGTTAATGTACCGGTAATTCCAGAACCAATAATAACGATTTGGTATGGTGGAAGAAATTCTTTGGTTAAGAAGGTGTCTTTCAAGGTTAAATTTAACTTGAATGAAGATACCTATACACAAAATCTTACTTTCTATCATACGATTGCCGAGTATATAGACTAA
- a CDS encoding ribonuclease R (KEGG: gsu:GSU1485 ribonuclease R, putative~TIGRFAM: ribonuclease R; VacB and RNase II family 3'-5' exoribonuclease~PFAM: ribonuclease II; RNA binding S1 domain protein; Ribonuclease B OB region domain~SMART: Cold shock protein) has translation MRNGKSKQTKYTKDAASQPAGRQSHTARPREKGVERSGKSHVRPIQQADSFLDEMKNDIMAFFQINDEQSFTQEQVLDHFDTSDRRMKLIMHGLIGELTDEGTIVRQPDGTYRADADANVVEGVVDHVNSRFAFVIPDTAAGTARDRDDDIWVSTDDLAGAVDGDRVRVVRFQDSRNGGRNAARRRIEGKVASVVERGRTELVGRIEVWPTYGFVVPDSKKIYDDIFIPKEKLGGANDGEKVIVRLTKFPDPNSSKQRFEGEVITVLGVAGQNNTEMHAILAEFGLPIHFPADVEKEAEAIPTKILKKDLAKRRDMRDVTTFTIDPIDAKDFDDALSVQILDNGNFEIGIHIADVTHYVLPGSKLEEEAFKRATSVYLVDRVVPMLPEKLSNGLCSLRPNEDKLTFSAVFEMTSDAKIVNEWFGRTAIHSNRRFAYEEAQDILNSNSGDYIEELRLLNELAYKLRDERFKNGAINFETVEVRFRLDENGVPLAVYPKIRQDTNKLIEEFMLLANKRVAEFVHSLSKRNKGGEENTMVYRVHESPAEDKLRSFSDFARKLGYKLNVDDEHLSNSMNRFMASIEGKPEANMLQQLAVRTMSKARYSTEDLGHFGLAFKRYSHFTSPIRRYPDMMAHRLLQHYLDKGKPADRDEYEEKCRHSSEREKMASDAERASIKYKQVEFMSRMAPDQVFEGVISGVTEFGIFVEITENSCEGLVRMQDLSDDFYEFDKDNYRIIGSRTKKMYTFGDAVVVRVKETNLARRSMDFALVSDKAGRATDAGSGRKSGRSDSSRLGGSSSTRKVGGSRGKESVAAKGENRRGGRGRR, from the coding sequence ATGAGAAACGGAAAATCGAAACAAACTAAATATACAAAGGATGCTGCCAGCCAACCGGCCGGCAGGCAATCCCACACAGCACGCCCACGCGAAAAAGGGGTGGAACGATCCGGCAAAAGCCACGTTCGCCCCATTCAGCAGGCAGACTCCTTTCTGGATGAGATGAAGAACGACATTATGGCGTTTTTTCAGATTAACGACGAACAATCGTTTACCCAAGAGCAGGTTCTTGACCATTTCGACACCAGCGACCGACGCATGAAACTCATCATGCACGGCCTGATCGGCGAACTAACCGACGAAGGTACTATTGTACGCCAGCCCGACGGCACTTACCGCGCCGATGCCGACGCCAACGTTGTTGAAGGCGTGGTCGACCATGTTAACTCACGCTTTGCTTTTGTTATTCCCGATACAGCCGCTGGCACCGCCCGCGACCGCGACGACGACATCTGGGTATCGACGGACGATCTGGCCGGAGCCGTCGATGGAGACCGCGTACGCGTGGTACGTTTTCAGGATTCGCGCAACGGTGGCCGCAATGCCGCCCGACGCCGGATTGAAGGCAAAGTGGCCAGCGTAGTAGAGCGGGGCCGTACAGAACTGGTGGGCCGCATTGAAGTCTGGCCAACCTACGGTTTTGTGGTGCCCGACAGCAAGAAAATATACGATGACATTTTCATCCCGAAAGAGAAACTCGGGGGTGCCAACGACGGCGAAAAAGTTATTGTTCGCCTGACGAAATTTCCCGACCCCAACAGCAGCAAACAGCGGTTTGAGGGTGAGGTGATAACGGTACTGGGTGTGGCTGGTCAGAACAACACCGAAATGCACGCTATTCTGGCAGAGTTCGGTTTGCCGATTCACTTCCCCGCCGATGTGGAGAAAGAGGCCGAAGCCATCCCGACTAAAATTCTGAAAAAGGATTTGGCCAAACGGCGCGACATGCGCGATGTGACGACCTTCACCATCGACCCAATTGACGCCAAGGATTTTGACGATGCCCTGTCGGTACAAATACTCGACAACGGCAATTTTGAAATTGGTATTCACATTGCCGATGTCACCCACTACGTGCTGCCCGGCTCGAAACTGGAAGAAGAAGCGTTCAAGCGGGCCACCTCGGTTTACCTCGTAGATCGGGTAGTGCCTATGCTTCCCGAAAAATTGTCGAACGGCCTGTGTTCACTCCGGCCCAATGAAGACAAGCTGACTTTCTCGGCTGTTTTCGAAATGACGTCCGATGCCAAAATCGTGAACGAATGGTTTGGCCGGACGGCTATTCACTCCAACCGCCGGTTCGCCTACGAAGAAGCGCAGGATATCCTGAACAGCAACAGTGGTGACTACATTGAGGAACTACGCCTGCTGAACGAGTTGGCGTATAAACTCCGCGACGAACGCTTCAAGAACGGAGCCATCAATTTCGAAACGGTTGAAGTGCGCTTCCGGCTCGACGAGAATGGCGTTCCACTGGCCGTTTACCCGAAAATTCGGCAGGACACCAACAAACTCATCGAAGAGTTTATGTTGCTGGCTAACAAACGGGTAGCCGAGTTTGTCCATTCCCTCTCGAAGCGCAACAAGGGCGGTGAAGAAAACACAATGGTTTACCGGGTGCACGAATCGCCCGCCGAAGATAAACTGCGTAGTTTTTCGGATTTTGCGCGTAAACTGGGCTACAAACTCAACGTCGACGACGAGCACCTGTCCAACTCGATGAACCGCTTTATGGCGAGCATCGAAGGCAAACCCGAAGCCAACATGCTCCAGCAGCTGGCCGTTCGGACTATGTCGAAGGCGCGCTACAGCACCGAAGACCTTGGGCACTTCGGACTGGCCTTTAAACGGTATTCGCACTTCACCTCGCCCATTCGTCGTTACCCCGATATGATGGCGCACCGCTTGTTGCAGCATTACCTGGACAAGGGTAAACCCGCCGACCGTGACGAATACGAAGAGAAGTGTCGGCATTCGTCGGAACGGGAGAAAATGGCTTCCGATGCCGAACGTGCCAGCATAAAGTACAAGCAGGTTGAATTTATGAGCCGGATGGCTCCCGATCAGGTATTTGAGGGTGTTATTTCGGGCGTTACGGAGTTCGGCATCTTCGTTGAAATCACCGAGAACAGCTGCGAAGGCCTGGTTCGTATGCAGGATTTGAGCGACGATTTCTACGAGTTCGACAAAGACAACTACCGCATCATTGGCAGCCGCACCAAAAAGATGTACACGTTTGGTGATGCCGTAGTGGTACGGGTGAAAGAAACCAACCTCGCCCGCCGAAGCATGGACTTCGCGCTTGTCAGCGATAAAGCAGGTCGGGCTACCGATGCGGGATCGGGCCGTAAGTCGGGCCGCAGCGACAGCAGTCGTTTGGGCGGTTCGTCTTCTACCCGCAAAGTAGGCGGCAGCCGTGGCAAAGAAAGCGTAGCTGCGAAAGGTGAAAACCGCCGTGGCGGACGCGGTCGCCGATAG
- a CDS encoding hypothetical protein (KEGG: ccs:CCNA_00761 hypothetical protein) → MIQELDLVALLADRPALQLRRGDVGTVVHVYGSGDLYEVEFINAKGETVGIETLNANEVLAVDLGRVMLHYNDVATAGDYTAHAA, encoded by the coding sequence ATGATTCAGGAGCTTGATTTAGTAGCCCTATTAGCTGACCGCCCGGCTCTACAATTACGCCGGGGTGACGTGGGTACGGTCGTACACGTGTACGGTAGTGGCGATCTGTACGAAGTAGAATTTATTAACGCCAAAGGTGAAACGGTAGGCATTGAAACGCTCAACGCTAACGAAGTACTGGCCGTTGATTTAGGGCGCGTTATGTTGCATTATAACGACGTAGCTACCGCCGGGGATTATACGGCTCATGCCGCCTAA